CTGCTGCTCTTCCAGCATCGGCTCGGGCGAGCCGTGCAGGGCCTCGTGGCGGCGGCGCAGCATGCGCTCGCGCACGTAGTCCTGGAACGAGAGCGTGCTCATCGCGAGCTGCTCGGTGTCCTGGGCCACGGGGTTGCGCGGGGCCTCGGCGCGGGGCGCGGTGCGTGCCGGGCGGTTCGACTGCGAGGGGTTGGCGGCCATGTCGGCGGCGCGCTCCTGCAGGCGGGAGCCGGCCTGGGGCGGCTCGGGCGTGTTCTCCAGCGACGAGAGCGTGTCTTCCGCGGTGGCCATCACTTCGACGCCGCCGGCGATCTGGCGGTTCGAGAGGATGAGGGTGCCGTCTCCGAAGGCCATGCGCGCCTTGGCCAGGGCCTCACGCGAGGTGGGGGCGGTAAAGCGTTTGATGTTCATGCTGCACCTTTGAGGATCGGGCCAATGCGGATGGTGTGGGTTTCAGGGATCTCGCTGTGGGCGAGCACCTGCAGGCGGGGGGCCACCCGGCGCACGAGGCGCGAGACGGCGTTGCGGATGGCGTCGGGCACCAGCAGGCAGGCGGGCATGCCCATCTCTTCCTGCTTCATGGCCACTTCGGCCGCCTTCTGCGTGAGGATGTCGGCCACGCCCGGGTCGAGCGAGGGGCCGCCGGCGTTGCCCAGGGCCTGCACCAGCAGGCGCTCCAGGCCGGGCTCGATGGCGATCACGTTCAGCTCGCGGGTGGGGCCGTAGATCTGCTGCACGATGGCCGGCGAGAGGGCGATGCGCACGCGGCGCGCCAGCTCCACCGGGTCGGCGACGCTGCCCGCATGCTCGGCGAGGGTTTCGATGATGGTGCGGATGTCCCGGATGTGGACGGACTCTTCCAGCAGCAGCTGGAGAACCTTCTGGAACGTTGCGATCGACACCATTTTGGGAACCACTTCCTCGATGAGCTTGGGGGCCAGCTTGCTGACATGTTCCACGAGCTGCTGCGTTTCCGTGCGGCTCAGGAGCTTGGCTGCCTGGACTTGCATCAAGTGTGACAAATGGGTGGCCATGACGGTTTCGGAATCAACGACCGTAAAACCCGCCATTTGTGCCGCTTCCTTCTGGTGATCGTCGATCCAGTGCGCCGGCAGGCCGAAGGCCGGATCGGTCGTGGGCGTACCGATGAGCGGCGTGCTGATGCCGCCGGGGTTGATGGCCAGGAACATGCCGGGGAAGGCCTCGCCGTCGCCCACGACCACGCCGCGCAGGGTGATGCGATAGGCGCTCGGCTTGAGTTCGAGGTTGTCGCGCACGTGCACGGCCGGGGGCAGGAAACCCACCTCCTGGGCGAACTTGCGGCGCACGCCCTTGATGCGCGTGAGCAGGTCGCCCTGGCGGCTCTTGTCCACCAGGGAGATCAGGCGGTAGCCCAGCTCCAGGCCGAGCAGGTCCACGGGCTGCAGGTCGTCCCAGGTGGCCTCGCCGTCCGTGACGGGCGCGGGCGGCGCCTCGACCGGCTTGGGGGCGTTGGCGCGCTGGTGCAGCAGCCAGGCGGCATAGCCGATGCCTCCGCCCAGGATCAGGAACACCGCGTGCGGCATGCCGGGAATCAGGCCCAGCAGGATCAGGATGCTGGCGGCCACGCCGAGCACGCGCGGCGACATGAAGAGCTGCTGCACGATCTGGCGGCCCATGTCCTCTTCCTTGCCGACGCGCGAGACCACCATGGCGGCGGCCACCGAGATCAGCAGGCCGGGGATCTGCGCCACCAGCGCATCGCCCACCGCCAGCAGGATGTAGCTGTTGGCGGCCTGCCCGGCCGAGAGGTCGTGCTGCAGCATGCCGATGGCGAAGCCGCCCACGATATTGATGAGCAGGATCAGGATGCCGGCGATGGCGTCGCCGCGCACGAACTTCGAGGCGCCGTCCATCGACCCGAAGAAATTGGCTTCTTCCTGCACTTCGAGGCGGCGGCGCTTGGCTTCCTTCTCGTCGATCAGGCCGGCGTTCAGGTCGGCGTCCACCGCCATCTGCTTGCCGGGCATGGCGTCCAGGGTGAACCGTGCCGACACCTCGGCGATGCGCTCCGCGCCCTTGGTCACCACCACGAAGTTGATCACCACCAGGATGGCGAACACGATCAGCCCGACGGCGAAATTGCCGCCGATCAGGAAGTGCCCGAAGGCCTCGATCACCGCGCCGGCCGCGCCCGGGCCGGTGTGGCCTTCCAGCAGCACGACGCGCGTGGAGGCCACGTTCAGCGACAGCCGCATCAGCGTGGTGAGCAGCAGCACGGACGGGAAGGCCGCGAAGTCCAGCGGCCGGATCATGTAAGCCGCCACCATCATCACCATCAGCGCGACGGCGATGTTGAGCGTGAAGAAGGTGTCTAGCAGCCAGGCCGGGATCGGCAGCACCATGAGCGCCAGGATGGCGACCACCAGGATCGGGGCCGACATGCCCTGCAGCATGGAGGCGTTGGTGCCCGCCCATTGGCGGACGTTGCTCATCGTGGGGGTCTTCATGGCGCGTCACCTGCGATGGAAGCGGCGGACGGGGCGATCTTCGTGAGCGGATCGAGCTCCGGCGGCACGAACGGGTCGGGCTGGGCGTCGGGCATGCGGCCCTCGCCGCGCAGCGCCGCCTTGAGGCGGTACACATAGGCCAGGATCTGCGCCACGGCCGCGTAGAGCTGGGCGGGGATCGGCTGCTCCAGCTCGGCATTGGCGTAGAGCGCGCGCGCCAGCATCGGCGACTGCAGCACCGGCACGGAGTTCTGGTTGGCCAGCTCGCGGATCTTGAAGGCCAGCAGGTCGGTGCCCTTGGACACCACCTGCGGCGCGCCCATCGTCGCTTCGTCGTAGCGCAGCGCCACGGCATAGTGGGTGGGGTTCATCACCACGAAGTCGGCCTTGGCCACGTTGGCGAGGCTGGCGCGGTTGGCGATCTCGCGGGCGCGCTGGCGCTGGCGGCCCTTGACCTCGGGGCTGCCCTCGGACTGCTTGTGCTCCTGCTTGACTTCCTCGTGCGACATCTTCTGGCGCGACTTGAAGAAGAAGGCCTGGAGCGGCACGTCGATGACGGCCGCGATGAACACCACCAGCAGCATCAGCCCGACGCCGCCGGCGATCCATTCGCCCACCTGGCGCAGCGAGACCGGGGAGGGCTGCAGCACGAGCATCGCCATCTTCTCGATGCTGCTGCTCATGAAGTTCCACGCCACGGCCGCGAGGATGCAGGTCATCAGCACCATCTTGAGCACCGTGACCATCTGCTGCTTGGAAAACAGGTTCGCGAAGCCGGAGATGGGGTTGAGCCGGCTGAAATTGGGCATCACCGGCTTGAAGGTGAACAGCCAGCCGCCCGAGCCGATGGCACTCGCGACCGTGGCCACGGCGGTGAGCAGGGCGAAGGCGGCGCTGGCCGCCACGCCGACGATGGTCATGTCCTGCAGGCGCTGGAGCATGGAACCCGTGGCATGCACCGTCTCGGCATTGAACGCCATGTGGTGGGCGATGGCGCGCTGCAGGTGCTCGATGAGCGTGGGCGCCAGCGCATAGGTGCTGACCGCACCCATGCCGAGGATGGCGATGTGGGAGAGATCGCGGGACCGCGCGGCCTGGCCCTCCTCGCGCGCTTGCTGGAGCTTGCGCTCGGTCGCGGGTAGCTGTTTGTCTTGGCTGGAGGAGTCCATGGTGGCATGACGGCTGGGTCATGCCAATTGTCGTGAGGGGCTCCGGAATCTAAAGCGCGAATAGACGGCCCGGGAGGCGTCTATTCCGGCCTGCCCGCTGGGGATCGTCCCGCAGGCATTGCGCGGTGTTTGCTACTAAATATATAGCAAACTATTCAATGAATCCGGCGGCACGGAGCAAAAAACACCCTGAATGGGTGAGGGCGTGTCCCGTGCGGCCGGTGGGGCGTGCCTGGCCCCGCCGGATGCCGCGTGGCGCCGCGCCGCGCGGTCATGCCGCGGGCGGATGGAAAACGGTGGAAAGGGGCGATCAGAATCCGAGGCTGGCGAGCAGGTCGTCGACTTCGGACTGGTTGGAGACGATGTTGGGCGTGTTTTCCGGATCCACCACCGGGCCGGCGAGGTGCTCGCGGCGGGGTTCGGGGGCCGGCGCCACCGGCTGGGCCTGGGGCGGAGCGGTCTGGATGAGCAGCTGGACCAGTTGCTGCTCGATCGTGCCGGCCAGGTTCACCACCCGCGCGATCACCTGCCCGGTCAGGTCGTGGAAATCCTGGGCCATCATGATCTCGGTGAGATGCACGTCGGCTTCCTTGGTGACGCGTTCCACGTCGTGCAGGAAGTTCATGATCTCGCCCTTGGCCACCGCGGCCACGGGATCTTTGATGAGCGACGCCACCACACGGCGCGTCTCCTCGGCGATGAAATCGTGCTGGGCCTTGGCCTGCTCGACACGGCTGAGCACCTTTTCGGCCGCCTCGCCCGTGAGCCGGGCGATGTAGGACAGGCGGCTCTGGGCGTCGGGCAGTTCGCCCACGGTGCCGCGCAACTGGTCGGCGTACCCCAGCTCGCTCAGCGCATCGTGCAGCTGGCGGGTGAGGACGCCGATCTTGTTGTGAACGTCCGTGGACTCCGGGGGGGTGTGGTCCGGCGTGTCCATGGTCAGAGTCCCATTTTCTTGAGGATCAGCGTGACTTTTTCTTCCAGCGTCGCCTTGGTGAAGGGCTTGACGATGTAGCCGGCCGCTCCGCCCTGGGCCGCCGCGACGATGTCCTCCTTGCGGGCCTCGGCCGTCACCATGAGGACGGGCAGGTGCTTGAGCTTGTCGTCCTTCTTGATTTCGGCCAGCAGCTGGAACCCGTTCATGTTGGGCATGTTGATGTCGGTGACCACGAAATCGAACTTGCTGTTGCGCAGCTTGTTCAGGGCCGCGACGCCGTCTTCGGCCTCGTCGGCGTCGGTGAACCCGCTTTCCTTGAGCAGATTGCGCACGATGCGCCGCATGGTGGAGAAGTCGTCAACGATCAAAAAGCGAAGGGCAGTGGTCACGGGGACCCTTTCGGTCGGAAATTGCAGGAGATATTGTCAGGGGCAGCCGGTTTGGTGACAAGACGTTACGGCTGCTGCGTGGATGCGGGATTTTCCCGCTTTTCCGCGGCCAGGTCCGCTACCGGGATGGAAGGCGTCTGTTTTCCGAGAAGCCGTTCCTCGGCTTCCTTGGTCAGGACCGTGATGCTGATGCGCCGGTTCACGGGCGCGCGGGGGGTGGCGGGCTCCAGCAGATCGCTGGCCGCCAGGCCGACCACGCGGCCCAGCTTGGCGTCCGGCATGCCCGCCGCCACGAGTTCGCGCCGGGAGGCATTGGCCCGGTCGGCCGAAAGCTCCCAGTTGCTGTAGCCGCGGTCGCCGTTGCCGTAGGGTGCGGCGTCGGTGTGGCCGGCGAGGCTGATGCGGTTTTCCACCCCGCCCAGGGCTGCGCCGATTTCACGCAGGATGTCGCGCATGTAGGGTTTTACCAACGCACTGCCGCTGTCGAACATGGGGCGGTTCTGGTCGTCCACGATCTGGATCTGCAGCCCGTCGGTAGTCACGTCGATCCGGATCTGGGAGCGGAACTCCTTCAGGCGCGGGTTTTCGGAGATCAGCGCGTCGATCTTGGCCTGCAGCGACTTGATGCGCATCTGGTCGACGCGGGCCTGCTCGGCGCGCGCCGCCTCGATGTTGGCGCGGCGGCTGGTGGCCGTGTCGGATTCGGAGCGCCGCACCTGCCCGTGCACCTTGGAGAGGTCGTTGCCGCCGCCGGGAATGATGCTGGAGCTGTTGCCGGCCCCGTCACCGCCCTGCATCGCCACTTTCAGCGGCGAGGCGAAATACGCGGCGATGCCCTGCAGCTCCCCCTTGGCCGTCGAGCCGAGCAGCCACATGAGCAGGAAGAACGCCATCATGGCCGTCACGAAGTCGGCGTACGCGATCTTCCAGGCGCCGCCGTGCACGGCATGGCCGCCCTTCTTGACGCGCTTGATGATGATCGGCTGGAGCTTCTTGTCTGCCATGGCGTGGGCCTCCGGCGTCTTTCCTGGGGGTTACTTCTTGCCCTTCACGTGCCCTTCCAGCTCGGCGAAGCTGGGCCGGTCGGTGGAGAACAGCACCTTGCGGCCGAACTCGATGGCCGTGGCGGGGTTGTAGCCCTGCATGCTGGCCAGCAGGGTGGTCTTGATGCACTGCAGTTCCTTGGCGGCGTCCTCGAGCTTCTGCTCGACCAGGCCGCCCAGCGGCTCCACCACGCCATAGGCCAGCAGGATCCCGAGGAAGGTTCCCACCAGCGCTGAGCCGATCATGCCGCCCAGCACCGAGGGCGGCTGGCCCACGGAGCCCATGGTGTTCACCACCCCGAGCACGGCCGCCACGATGCCGAAGGCGGGCAGGGCGCCCGCCAGCCGCGCCAGCGCCGCCACGGGGGCATGCGCTTCCTGGTGGTGCGTCTCGATCTCGCTGTCCATCAGCGCCTCGATCTCGTGGGCGTTCAGGTTGCCTGAGACCATCATGCGCAGGTAATCGGTGGTGAACTCGATCACGTGGTGGTCGCTGCCCACCGTGGGATATTTCTTGAAGATTTCCGACTCGTGGGGCGCTTCCACGTCCTTTTCGATGGCCATCAGGCCTTCCTTGCGCGCCTTCTGCAGGATCTCATAGAGCATGGCCATCAGCTCCATGTAGCGCGCCTTGGTGTACTTGGAGCCCTTGAGCGCCATCGGCAGCGCCGCGATGGTGGCCTTGAGCACCTTGGGCTGGTTGTTCACCACGAAGGCGCCCAGGGCCCCCCCCAGGATGGTGATGAGTTCGAAGGGCAGGGCGCTCAGCACCACGCCGATGTTCCCGCCGTGCACGATGAACACCCCGAAGATGCATCCCAGGCAGACGATATAACCAATGATGACGAACATGCTTGAGTGAAGTGCGGCGTGTGCGTGCCCGGCTGGCGGGAGCGGGGGAAACGAACCTAATGTAAATGTATCGAGGTATTTATCGGCCGGAAAACCGCGTTCTGTAGCGCGGGCGCAGCGTCCGGGTTGCAGGCGATGCGACATCCGGACCTTAATGCAACACCCGCCGCGGGAGGCCGGCAAGAAAGCACCCAAAAGCTGCGCTTTCATCGCCTTTCCGGTGGCGCCATGTCTCTAGAATGAAACAAACGGTGAGGCTGCTCGTGCCCGCCGCCTTCCTCAGCATGCACCGCCGCGCCATGCGCCGGCACGAAAGTGGCACATGTCGGCAGCAATCCATGGCAGAAACTGACAACCAGGGCGTCGCACTCGGCAGCGGGACACAGCTGCTGCTGGAGCTGGTGAACGGCGAGCAGTGCCTGGCCGCCAACAACCTGCCGGGCGCGCTCAAGCACTTCACGACCGCGCTGGCGCTGGACCCGCGCCGGCCCGACGCGTGGCTCCTTACAGGGCGCACCTTCCTCAAGATGGAGAACTGGGCCAACGCCATTCCGGCGCTGGAGACGGCCCTCACGCTGCAGCCGCAGATGGCCGACGCCCAGCACGGGCTGTCGCTCGCGCTCTTCAACGTGGGGCGGCGCGAGGAGGCGCTGGCCCTGATCGATTCGGTGTGCCAGCGCGGCGGCAATTCCGCCATGTGGGTGATGCGGGCCTTCCTGCACAGCCAGGCCGACCGCGACCCGGTACGCACGCTGCACGCCTACCAGGACTGGGGGCGCCGCTTCGCCGATCCGCTCACGCGCAAGGCCGCGCCATTCCCGAGGCTGGACCGCGATCCGCGCCGCAAACTGCGCATCGGCTACGTGACCGCCGATTTCCGGGAGCATTCGATCGCGTTCTTCATGCTGCCCGTGCTGCGCCACCACGATCCCGAGGCGGTCGAGGTGCACGTGTACTCGGGCGGCCACCGCGACGCCATCACCGACACCCTGCAGGCCTGCGTGCCCCACTGGCACGACATCCATGCGCTGAACGACGACGCGCTCCACCAGCTCATCCGGTCCCACGGCATCGACGTGCTGGTGGACCTGGCAGGCCACACCGCCGGCAACCGGCTGCTGGTGTTCGCCCGCCGGGCAGCGCCCGTGCAGGTCACCTGGCTCGGGTTCATGCTGCCGCTGGGAATGAAGGCCATGGACTACCGGCTCACCGACATCGGCATGACCCCGCCGGGGCAGGAGCCCCACTACAGCGAACGCCTGTTCCGCCTCGCCTGCATGGCGAGCTACGCGCCGCCGACCTACGCGCCCCTGTGCGAAGAGCCGCCGATGCTGCGCAACGGCCACCCCACGCTGATTTCGCTGAACAACTCGGCCAAGGTAACGGACGCGATGCTGGGCGTCTGGGCGCGCATCCTGCAGGCGCGGGCCGATGCGCGCCTCATCATCATGGTCAAGGAGCGCACGGCGGATGCCGCGCAGGCGGCGATGCAGTCCCGCGTGGAGGCGGCCGGCATGCCGCTGGACCGCGTGTTCGTGCTCCACCAGCAGCCGCTCAACCAGTTCATGGAACTGGGGCACATCGCGGATCTGGCACTCGACACCGCGCCGATCTCGGGCGGGACCACCACGCTGCACGCGCTGTGGATGGGGTTGCCGATCGTCGCGATGGACGCGGAGCGGGGCGTGGACGCCAGCACCGCGCGCACGCTCCAGGGCGTGGGCTATGCCGACTGGGTGGCCACCGACGAGGACGGATACGTCGCACGGGCGCTGGCGTTCCTGGACGACCCCGGCACCCTGGTCCGCCTGCGGCGCGAGACGCGCCAGCGCCTGTCGGCCTGCCCGCTCATGGACTACGCCAGCCGGACGGCCGAGCTCGAGAAAGCCTTCCGGCTCATGTGGCTGAACCATCTGGAGGGGCGTGACCGCTTCCTCGACGTGTTCGCCGACCCCGGCCCGGCGTTCGAACGCCTCGGGGCCGGCACCGGCGGCCAGGAACGCGCGCACGCCGCGCCCTCTGCATGACGACGGCCGGCCCGCTGCCTCCTGACCCCATTCCCTTGCTGGTGCCGGACGTGCCGGCGCCCGAGGCGCTGCTACCGTACCTGCAGCGCATGCATGCCGCGCGCTACTACTCCAACGGTGGCCCCCTGGTGCGCGAACTGGAAGAGCGCTTCGCCGCGCACTTCTGCGTGCCGGCGGAGCAGGTCGCGACCGTGGGCAGCGCCACGCTCGGCCTGGAACTGGTATTGCAGGCCCTGGGCCTGCGCGCGGGTGCCCGCGTGCTGGTGCCCACCTTCACCTTCGCCGCCACCGCGACGGCCGTGTTGCGCGCGGGGCATGTTCCCGTGCTGTGCGACGTGGACGCTGACAGCTGGCTGCTCACCCCGGACATCGCGCGGGCCGCGCTCGCGGCCGGGCCCCTCGATGCCGTCCTGCCCGTGGCCGCGCTCGGCATGCCCCACGACATGGCGCAGTGGCAGCGGTTCGAGCAGGAGACCGGGCTGCCCGTCGTGGTCGATGCGGCGGCAGGCTTCGGCAGCCAGCGGCTGGGAGACGCCGCCGGGACGCTCGTGTTCAGCCTCCATGCCACCAAATCGCTGCCGGCCGGTGAGGGCGGCTTCGTGGTCTCCACGCGCCCGGGCCTCGCTGCGCAGGTGCGGCGCCTGTCCAACTTCGGCATCAATCTGGATCCTGCCAGCCGCATGCCCATCGGCGCTCTGGCTGCGGTGGGCACGAACGCCAAGATGAGCGAACTGCATGCGGCCGTGGCGCTGGCATCGCTTGAGCGCTGGGACCAGGGGGCGCTGGAGCGGCGCGCGCTGCACCGGGAAATGCAGGGCGCGCTGGCACATGCTGCCGGGGGGCGGATCGCATGGCAGGCGGCCGGGCCGGCCGGCGGCATCATGGCCCCGACGCTGCTGTGCGCGCGCATGCCCGATGCCCGCTCGCGCGAACGTCTCGAAGTGCTCTGTGCTCGCCAACACATCGCCACGCGGCGCTGGTACCAGCCCCTCATGCACCGCATGGAAGTGCTGATGTCTCGGTCCGCGGCCTTGCCGGCACCTCGGGCGGAGGCACTGGCCGATACCCTCGTGGGCCTGCCGTTCTTTCCGCACATGGACAGCGCGCAGAAGCTGCGCCTGGCCAATGTGATGGCGCAGGCAATGGGCAGGTGATGGCGCAGGTTTTCATGGGTTCCGTTCGTGACAATGGCGCGCAATGCGGCCGCACGGTGCGGTGCCGGTGCGACCGGATTCCCGCGTGCCCGGTCCTCATCGCCGGCAGCAACACACCACCCGAACACTGATCTATGCCGACGAGCGTCCTTTCTCCCCACTTCTACCGTGACCCGGCGCACCACGCGCAAGAACTGCAGGGGTTGTTCCGCGATTGCTGGGTTTTCGTCTGCATGCGCTTCGAACTGGAGGGCCTGGTGCACCGGGGCCTGCGCGTGGGCGACGTGTCGCTGCTGGTGCAGTGCGACAGCCAGGGCCGGCCCCGCGCCTTCCTGAACGTCTGTTCGCACCGCCATGCCCAACTGTGCGAATCGGGCCTGCACCGGGGACCTGCGCGGTGCCCTTACCACGGCTGGGTGTACGACCGGGAGGGGGTGCCCGTCGGCATCCCGTCGAAACAGTGCTTTCCCGAGGTGGTGGCCGAACCGACCCGTTTCCGGCTGCAGGAGTTCGCCTGCGAGGCGGTCGGGCAGTTCGTGTTCGTCCGTGTGTCGGAGACCGGGCCGTCGCTGCGCGACTATCTGGGGGGGCAGTACGCGTTTCTGGAGCGCGCGAGCCAGGGGATGCGGGGCCTGCTGGATGAATTCCGGGAGCCTGTCGAGGCCAACTGGAAGATCGTGATCGAGAACGCGCTGGAGGGCTACCACGTGCCTGCCGTCCATGCGCGCACCTTCATGCAGATCGATGGCATGGATCGGGCCGAGGCGGCGCCGCGTTTCTTTCTGGAAGACCGCCTGCACAGCCACCTCGAGCACGCGGCCGATGCGGACTGGGTGGCGCGGTTCGCTCGCATGGAAAGCAAGATCGGCCAGTGGCCGTGGCGCTTCGAGCACTACACCCACCACCACATCTTTCCGAACCTGACCGTCACCTCGTTCATGGGATACAGCTTCCACGTGCAATCCTTCGAGCCCACCGCGGCCCGGCAAACCACCGTGCACTCACGGACCGTCGGGGTCGAGTTCACCGGCGCCAGGCCGGCCGGCGCGAAGATGATGGAACACATCCATGCCGACGGGCATGCCTTCACGCACAAGGTGTTCGCGGAGGACGGGGGTATCTGCGCGAAGGTCCAGGCGGGGGTGGACCAGGCGCGCCGCCCGGCCATCGTGGGCGCCGGGATCGAGGACCGCGTGGCGCATTTCCAGCAGGCCT
The window above is part of the Acidovorax sp. NCPPB 4044 genome. Proteins encoded here:
- the motB gene encoding flagellar motor protein MotB, whose amino-acid sequence is MADKKLQPIIIKRVKKGGHAVHGGAWKIAYADFVTAMMAFFLLMWLLGSTAKGELQGIAAYFASPLKVAMQGGDGAGNSSSIIPGGGNDLSKVHGQVRRSESDTATSRRANIEAARAEQARVDQMRIKSLQAKIDALISENPRLKEFRSQIRIDVTTDGLQIQIVDDQNRPMFDSGSALVKPYMRDILREIGAALGGVENRISLAGHTDAAPYGNGDRGYSNWELSADRANASRRELVAAGMPDAKLGRVVGLAASDLLEPATPRAPVNRRISITVLTKEAEERLLGKQTPSIPVADLAAEKRENPASTQQP
- the motA gene encoding flagellar motor stator protein MotA — translated: MFVIIGYIVCLGCIFGVFIVHGGNIGVVLSALPFELITILGGALGAFVVNNQPKVLKATIAALPMALKGSKYTKARYMELMAMLYEILQKARKEGLMAIEKDVEAPHESEIFKKYPTVGSDHHVIEFTTDYLRMMVSGNLNAHEIEALMDSEIETHHQEAHAPVAALARLAGALPAFGIVAAVLGVVNTMGSVGQPPSVLGGMIGSALVGTFLGILLAYGVVEPLGGLVEQKLEDAAKELQCIKTTLLASMQGYNPATAIEFGRKVLFSTDRPSFAELEGHVKGKK
- a CDS encoding EscU/YscU/HrcU family type III secretion system export apparatus switch protein, with product MDSSSQDKQLPATERKLQQAREEGQAARSRDLSHIAILGMGAVSTYALAPTLIEHLQRAIAHHMAFNAETVHATGSMLQRLQDMTIVGVAASAAFALLTAVATVASAIGSGGWLFTFKPVMPNFSRLNPISGFANLFSKQQMVTVLKMVLMTCILAAVAWNFMSSSIEKMAMLVLQPSPVSLRQVGEWIAGGVGLMLLVVFIAAVIDVPLQAFFFKSRQKMSHEEVKQEHKQSEGSPEVKGRQRQRAREIANRASLANVAKADFVVMNPTHYAVALRYDEATMGAPQVVSKGTDLLAFKIRELANQNSVPVLQSPMLARALYANAELEQPIPAQLYAAVAQILAYVYRLKAALRGEGRMPDAQPDPFVPPELDPLTKIAPSAASIAGDAP
- a CDS encoding O-linked N-acetylglucosamine transferase, SPINDLY family protein, yielding MAETDNQGVALGSGTQLLLELVNGEQCLAANNLPGALKHFTTALALDPRRPDAWLLTGRTFLKMENWANAIPALETALTLQPQMADAQHGLSLALFNVGRREEALALIDSVCQRGGNSAMWVMRAFLHSQADRDPVRTLHAYQDWGRRFADPLTRKAAPFPRLDRDPRRKLRIGYVTADFREHSIAFFMLPVLRHHDPEAVEVHVYSGGHRDAITDTLQACVPHWHDIHALNDDALHQLIRSHGIDVLVDLAGHTAGNRLLVFARRAAPVQVTWLGFMLPLGMKAMDYRLTDIGMTPPGQEPHYSERLFRLACMASYAPPTYAPLCEEPPMLRNGHPTLISLNNSAKVTDAMLGVWARILQARADARLIIMVKERTADAAQAAMQSRVEAAGMPLDRVFVLHQQPLNQFMELGHIADLALDTAPISGGTTTLHALWMGLPIVAMDAERGVDASTARTLQGVGYADWVATDEDGYVARALAFLDDPGTLVRLRRETRQRLSACPLMDYASRTAELEKAFRLMWLNHLEGRDRFLDVFADPGPAFERLGAGTGGQERAHAAPSA
- the flhA gene encoding flagellar biosynthesis protein FlhA: MKTPTMSNVRQWAGTNASMLQGMSAPILVVAILALMVLPIPAWLLDTFFTLNIAVALMVMMVAAYMIRPLDFAAFPSVLLLTTLMRLSLNVASTRVVLLEGHTGPGAAGAVIEAFGHFLIGGNFAVGLIVFAILVVINFVVVTKGAERIAEVSARFTLDAMPGKQMAVDADLNAGLIDEKEAKRRRLEVQEEANFFGSMDGASKFVRGDAIAGILILLINIVGGFAIGMLQHDLSAGQAANSYILLAVGDALVAQIPGLLISVAAAMVVSRVGKEEDMGRQIVQQLFMSPRVLGVAASILILLGLIPGMPHAVFLILGGGIGYAAWLLHQRANAPKPVEAPPAPVTDGEATWDDLQPVDLLGLELGYRLISLVDKSRQGDLLTRIKGVRRKFAQEVGFLPPAVHVRDNLELKPSAYRITLRGVVVGDGEAFPGMFLAINPGGISTPLIGTPTTDPAFGLPAHWIDDHQKEAAQMAGFTVVDSETVMATHLSHLMQVQAAKLLSRTETQQLVEHVSKLAPKLIEEVVPKMVSIATFQKVLQLLLEESVHIRDIRTIIETLAEHAGSVADPVELARRVRIALSPAIVQQIYGPTRELNVIAIEPGLERLLVQALGNAGGPSLDPGVADILTQKAAEVAMKQEEMGMPACLLVPDAIRNAVSRLVRRVAPRLQVLAHSEIPETHTIRIGPILKGAA
- a CDS encoding protein phosphatase CheZ, with translation MDTPDHTPPESTDVHNKIGVLTRQLHDALSELGYADQLRGTVGELPDAQSRLSYIARLTGEAAEKVLSRVEQAKAQHDFIAEETRRVVASLIKDPVAAVAKGEIMNFLHDVERVTKEADVHLTEIMMAQDFHDLTGQVIARVVNLAGTIEQQLVQLLIQTAPPQAQPVAPAPEPRREHLAGPVVDPENTPNIVSNQSEVDDLLASLGF
- a CDS encoding DegT/DnrJ/EryC1/StrS family aminotransferase, with the protein product MTTAGPLPPDPIPLLVPDVPAPEALLPYLQRMHAARYYSNGGPLVRELEERFAAHFCVPAEQVATVGSATLGLELVLQALGLRAGARVLVPTFTFAATATAVLRAGHVPVLCDVDADSWLLTPDIARAALAAGPLDAVLPVAALGMPHDMAQWQRFEQETGLPVVVDAAAGFGSQRLGDAAGTLVFSLHATKSLPAGEGGFVVSTRPGLAAQVRRLSNFGINLDPASRMPIGALAAVGTNAKMSELHAAVALASLERWDQGALERRALHREMQGALAHAAGGRIAWQAAGPAGGIMAPTLLCARMPDARSRERLEVLCARQHIATRRWYQPLMHRMEVLMSRSAALPAPRAEALADTLVGLPFFPHMDSAQKLRLANVMAQAMGR
- the cheY gene encoding chemotaxis response regulator CheY gives rise to the protein MTTALRFLIVDDFSTMRRIVRNLLKESGFTDADEAEDGVAALNKLRNSKFDFVVTDINMPNMNGFQLLAEIKKDDKLKHLPVLMVTAEARKEDIVAAAQGGAAGYIVKPFTKATLEEKVTLILKKMGL
- a CDS encoding aromatic ring-hydroxylating oxygenase subunit alpha, with amino-acid sequence MPTSVLSPHFYRDPAHHAQELQGLFRDCWVFVCMRFELEGLVHRGLRVGDVSLLVQCDSQGRPRAFLNVCSHRHAQLCESGLHRGPARCPYHGWVYDREGVPVGIPSKQCFPEVVAEPTRFRLQEFACEAVGQFVFVRVSETGPSLRDYLGGQYAFLERASQGMRGLLDEFREPVEANWKIVIENALEGYHVPAVHARTFMQIDGMDRAEAAPRFFLEDRLHSHLEHAADADWVARFARMESKIGQWPWRFEHYTHHHIFPNLTVTSFMGYSFHVQSFEPTAARQTTVHSRTVGVEFTGARPAGAKMMEHIHADGHAFTHKVFAEDGGICAKVQAGVDQARRPAIVGAGIEDRVAHFQQAYARALEASGPQAAEPAKVHGA